A genomic stretch from Salarias fasciatus chromosome 18, fSalaFa1.1, whole genome shotgun sequence includes:
- the tgm1l1 gene encoding protein-glutamine gamma-glutamyltransferase K, with amino-acid sequence MPGERLTVRGTSEIGRFHGASPPTRVELTIQNEGEKKEESSCKRWFRKMCCCKRQNGTSYDVTDKVELTKPSTPAPLISDPPKPKPENGEAKEFEEVKLAVCSVDLLSSKTGQNRQEHHTDLYHGDELIVRRGQTFQVELELNRAFSADTDKLHLDLRTGPLPLVSKGTHVIIPLVEDLKESRWAAKIIEETGNKIKLSVSSPPNAVIGLYGLTVTTSPLKGEGATTFTSSENVVVLFNPWCEADTVFLDDEEERKEYVLNDTGRIYYGTEKQIGARTWNFGQFHEGILEACLFILEKSEMPPSGRGDPVNVVRVISALINAQDDLGVLVGNWSGNYADGVSPAAWSSSVEILRKYHASNGTPVSYGQCWVFSGITTTVLRCLGIPARSVTNFQSAHDTDVSLTTDVYFDENLEPIDYLNSDSVWNFHVWNDCWMARPDLPPGHGGWQAVDSTPQETSQGTFRCGPASVNAIRSGQVYLKHDSPFVFAEVNSDKIYWQRNLDGTFTQFHSEKKAVGHCISTKAVGSDERADITHLYKHPEDSEEERIAVETASRYGSKPEVYASPLAEDVSVEVKMDGEGPRMGADAQLNIVVKNQSSEPRRATLHSQVAVMYYTGVLKGAIKKEEISVELLPNEEKSIEWVLPYQQYQNQLVDQAALMLTLSGKVNETKQVLANQTTFRLRTPDLNITPLGEAVVGKEMAAKITFTNPLPRTLKDVVFRVEGLGLQKGHEVVVGDVSGHSTVTLTEHFIPTQPGQRKLVASLDCKQLTQVHGVADIVVLEK; translated from the exons ATGCCAGGTGAAAGGTTAACAGTGCGAGGCACATCAGAGATCGGACGCTTCCACGGAGCTTCCCCGCCCACCAGGGTGGAGCTCACCATTCAGAATGAGggggagaagaaggaggagagcagctgcaaGCGCTGGTTCAGGAAGATGTGCTGCTGCAAGCGCCAGAACGGCACGTCCTACGACGTTACTGACAAGGTGGAACTGACCAAACCATCAACCCCCGCTCCATTAATCTCAGATCCCCCCAAGCCAAAGCCTGAGAACGGAGAAGCAAAAGAATTTGAAG AAGTTAAGTTGGCGGTGTGTTCGGTGGACCTTCTGAGTTCCAAGACGGGTCAAAACCGACAGGAGCATCACACCGACCTCTATCACGGAGACGAGCTGATCGTCCGCCGAGGACAGACCttccaggtggagctggagctcaACAGGGCCTTCAGTGCCGACACTGACAAGCTGCACCTGGACCTGAGGACAG GTCCGCTGCCCCTGGTGTCTAAAGGCACTCACGTCATCATCCCACTGGTGGAGGACCTGAAGGAATCGCGCTGGGCGGCAAAGATTATCGAGGAAACCGGAAACAAGATCAAGCTCTCCGTCAGCTCTCCGCCCAACGCCGTGATCGGCCTGTACGGCCTCACTGTCACCACCAGCCCTCTGAAGGGCGAGGGGGCCACGACTTTCACCTCCAGCGAGAACGTGGTGGTGCTCTTCAACCCTTGGTGCGAAG CGGACACCGTGTTCCTGGAcgacgaggaggagaggaaggagtaCGTGCTGAACGACACCGGGAGGATTTACTACGGCACTGAGAAACAAATTGGTGCTCGGACGTGGAACTTCGGCCAG TTTCATGAGGGAATCCTGGAAGCATGCTTGTTTATCTTGGAGAAGAGTGAAATGCCACCATCTGGTCGTGGGGATCCTGTTAACGTGGTCAGAGTCATTTCCGCCTTG ATAAACGCTCAGGATGACTTGGGCGTTCTCGTCGGGAACTGGTCCGGGAATTACGCCGACGGCGTCTCCCCTGCTGCGTGGAGCAGCAGCGTGGAGATCCTGAGGAAATACCACGCCTCCAATGGCACGCCTGTGTCCTACGGACAGTGCTGGGTCTTCTCTGGGATCACCACAACAG TGCTGCGCtgtttgggcatccctgctcgCAGCGTGACCAACTTCCAGTCTGCTCACGATACCGATGTGTCGCTCACGACCGACGTGTACTTCGACGAAAACCTGGAGCCGATCGACTACCTCAACAGTGACTCTGTATG GAACTTCCACGTGTGGAACGACTGCTGGATGGCCAGACCGGACCTGCCTCCCGGTCACGGCGGCTGGCAGGCGGTGGACTCCACCCCCCAGGAGACCAGTCAGGGCACCTTCCGCTGCGGCCCCGCCTCCGTCAACGCCATCCGCTCCGGCCAGGTCTACCTCAAACACGACTCGCCTTTCGTCTTTGCTGAG GTGAACAGTGATAAGATCTACTGgcagaggaacctggacggcACGTTCACTCAGTTCCACAGTGAGAAGAAAGCTGTGGGCCACTGTATCAGCACCAAGGCTGTGGGCTCCGACGAGCGTGCGGACATCACACACCTGTACAAACATCCAGAGG ATTCAGAAGAGGAACGCATTGCTGTGGAGACTGCGAGCCGCTATGGCAGCAAGCCCGAGGTTTACGCCTCGCCCCTGGCTGAGGATGTGTCTGTGGAGGTGAAGATGGACGGCGAGGGGCCCAGGATGGGCGCCGACGCTCAGCTGAACATCGTGGTGAAAAACCAGAGCTCAGAGCCCCGCCGGGCGACGCTACACAGCCAGGTGGCCGTCATGTACTACACGGGCGTGCTGAAGGGCGCCATCAAGAAGGAAGAAATCTCTGTGGAGCTGTTGCCCAATGAAG AGAAGTCGATCGAATGGGTCCTGCCCTACCAGCAGTATCAGAACCAGCTGGTGGATCAGGCCGCCCTCATGCTGACTCTGTCTGGAAAAGTCAATGAGACCAAGCAAGTACTGGCCAACCAGACGACCTTCAGACTGCGAACGCCTGACCTCAACATCACG CCTCTGGGAGAAGCTGTGGTTGGTAAAGAGATGGCAGCAAAGATAACCTTCACCAACCCGCTGCCACGCACGCTGAAGGACGTGGTGTTCAGAGTGGAGGGCCTGGGCCTGCAGAAGGGCCATGAAGTGGTTGTAGG GGACGTCAGCG